The DNA segment TTCTTCAAACTCTATGGCGAGATCAACATCCGCGGTAAAGTCATCGTTCAAGCTTGCATCTACTTCCGGATCTGCAAGACCGGTATGGTCGCATTCTTTGTCGTGATCATGCAGCCAGCCCATTACGAGGAGAAGCAATACGCTACTGCTGCCGTTAAAGGCTTCTACCTGAATGAGCGCGTCATACTTGAATACGCCCAGTTCCACGCCATGTCCTGAATCGCGCCCTGTGGGGCGAGTGCCTTATCGAGCAAAGCGCCAAGCTGCTGATTACCAATCAAGCCCATAGGAGCTACCTTGAACGTATCCGGTGCTTCCAGCTCTGCTTCTGCCTGTTCACGCGCTGCGCGTATATTCTCTTGGTGAGAAAGCATTAAGCTCATAAAATTCTCCAAATCAAAATTATCTAAAACTGAGCCAGCTTTGTGCAGTGCAAGGAGCGTAGCAACTGACAAGCTCGAAGCGTATCAAGACATACGTGAGAGTTTGGCAGTTGTGAGCAACGCAGCAATGTGCGGAGCTGGCATCAGTTTTACACCCAGCCATCGCCGGCTTCATTCGGCAGCTTCACATTATCAAACTCAACTGCAACCAACTGCTCTACGTCCTCAACTACGTAGCCCTCGTTACGACTGTTGAAGTCTTCCACGCGGTCTTTTTCCGGCTTGTCTTTGATGTGACGACGCCATTTACCGTCCTGATAATAGATGGAGAGGTTCTTGTGGTTAGTGATGGTAAGACCGCGTCCTGAGTAGTTAGACGGAGTCTCCCACGGCAGCCCGCCGATGGTTGCCATGGCTGTGTTCATGGCGTTCTTTTCTGTCGGAGTACCTTTAACGGCTAAAAGCAATGCGGCGCGCTCGCGCGCAATAAGCTCATCACCCACCATTACGACCAAGCCTTTGCGCTTCCATTTCGGGATGCCCTGCAGCATGTCGTTAACGGCAAGATCAAGGTTGGCGTAGTCGCCACCTTCGCCAATGCGAATTTCGCCGGCTACTTTACCCTGAGAGATAATGTTCTCCGGCTTGCGGTCGCGCATGTACTGGAACCAACCAGGGAGCACATCCTGCATGAGCGGGTATTTAGAAAGATCTGTATCTTTGGCGGCGTGTGTACCGTACCAACCAACAAGCTCGCGGTCGTTTGCAATCTGCGACTGCACGTTGCTTGTGTAGCGATCGTGGAAATCTGGGAACTTCGCCCACACGTCCATGGTCTTATAGGTCATGTACACATCACTGTTCACTTGGTGCAGCTGGTACTCGTACGGCTCCATACCAAGCACATCGCGCGGCATGCGCTCTTTACCGTCCACACTGGTATCTGTTCGACCAGAAACGGGACCGGTAACGCAGCCTAAAATATTCTGCCCCTGCAGCTCGTCTACTGGGATAACGTTGATCTTCGGCAGGAAGGTAGACTGCTCTACAATCTTATCTTGAAGCTTTTGCTGAACTGTCGGGGTAAGAGAAA comes from the Halodesulfovibrio sp. genome and includes:
- a CDS encoding phage tail protein, yielding MELGVFKYDALIQVEAFNGSSSVLLLLVMGWLHDHDKECDHTGLADPEVDASLNDDFTADVDLAIEFEEPL
- a CDS encoding phage major capsid protein, P2 family is translated as MNTLTRQAFNALCKAYCEGYGVPSVQQQFSLTPTVQQKLQDKIVEQSTFLPKINVIPVDELQGQNILGCVTGPVSGRTDTSVDGKERMPRDVLGMEPYEYQLHQVNSDVYMTYKTMDVWAKFPDFHDRYTSNVQSQIANDRELVGWYGTHAAKDTDLSKYPLMQDVLPGWFQYMRDRKPENIISQGKVAGEIRIGEGGDYANLDLAVNDMLQGIPKWKRKGLVVMVGDELIARERAALLLAVKGTPTEKNAMNTAMATIGGLPWETPSNYSGRGLTITNHKNLSIYYQDGKWRRHIKDKPEKDRVEDFNSRNEGYVVEDVEQLVAVEFDNVKLPNEAGDGWV